The Montipora capricornis isolate CH-2021 chromosome 3, ASM3666992v2, whole genome shotgun sequence genome includes the window attttaaagcaatccatttcttagttttatacttatggaactcgataactgaggaatagtaggaataaaactcaacagctattacaccttcgaacatctgcttccctaattctccggttaaacatgaaacgttagtgatcgaTGTAATGGTGTATTTGTCAAATTATTTCTCaactgtcaggctaccgagatgcaaatTGTTTTGCcaggcatacacttttctcgacagcaacggtgaattggttcttttctgattttaaagcaaaccattttgaagttttatacttacggaactcgataactgaggaataaaactcaacagctattacaccttcgaacatctacttccctaattctccggttaaacatgaaacgttagtgatcgatgtattggtgtatttcagtgttaatttaaacacaggaaaACTATTTCTTGactgtcaggctaccgagatgcaacttgttttgcccggcatacacttttctcaacagcaacggtgaattggttcttttctgattttaaagaaacccattttaaagttttattatacttatggaactcgataactgaggaataaaactcgacagctattacaccttcacatctgcttccctaattcttgGCTACACacacatctgcttccctaattcttggtatatttgttaatttaaacacatttaatttaaacacatttaaaactcaacagctattacaccttcacatctgcttccctaattcttggtatatttgttaatttaaacacaggcaaattatttcttaactttcaggctaccgagatataacttgttttacctggcatacacttttctcaacagcaacggcgaattggttcttttctgattttaaagcaatccatttttaagttttatactcatggaactcgataactgaggaataaaactcaacagctattacaccttcgaacatctgcttccctaattctccggttaaacatgaaacgttagtgatgtattggtatatttgttaatttaaacacaggcaaattatttcttaactttcaggctaccgagatataacttgttttgcctggcatacacttttctcaacagcaacggtgaattggttcttttctgattttaaagcaatccatttttaagttttatactcatggaactcgataacttgAATACCTGTCACCAGCCTCCAATGAAATGTCTTACACTTGTTTTATTTAAACGCAACACAGAACAAACTGTGGAGGGGAAAAAACAACCTTAATCAGTTGGCTTATAATAGTGCACGTCGTAAGGGGTTATAACCGATACACGAACGGATACGGAATAAAGCTATCATGGGAACAATTGAAGGAATTACGTTGCCGGTGGTAATCTTCGGATCTTGTTTTTACTCCATTGTTTACGTGTTATCCATCGCAGGAAACTGCTTTGTTCTGTCACTGTGCTACCGAAGACGTGCTTCCTCATTAAAATTGTTTATAGCTAACTTGGCCGTGGCCGACTTGGTCTTCGCTTTGCTGAGCATATTGGACGCCATAAGCTTTTTTTATTCGAGCTGGGTAGGCGGTGAAGTCTCATGCAAACTTCAGGGCTACTTGATCGAAGTATGTTACACTACTACAATTATCACTCTTGCTGTCATTAGTCATGAAAGAATAAAAGCGGTGAGGGATCCCTTCAACGCCAGATTGATTGCCTTACGTTGCGCTTCAAAGAAGGTGGTCATTTTGTGGGTGATAAGCCTCGTAGCTAATGCGCCACTGCTATACGCGTATGGAATTGTCACAGACAAGATAAGGGACAAGACAGTCTGCAGCAATAAACCATTCGGAGACTTAGCGAGACAAATCTATTACGGTATTCACAGCATATGTTTTTTCATCATTCCCTTAATTTACATGCTGTATGCTCAGTCTTCAATTTTTCGTGTTCTGCGTTCGAATGTACATGTACGAGAATTCTTATCTCAGAACTCTTTTACCACATCGTCCACTTGCAGACATCGCAAGGTAGCGAAGATTTTGACAGTCATAACTCTCGTATTTGTAATCTGTTGGTCACCTTTCGTGATCTGCCGCACATTGTGGTATTTTCATGTCTGCGGGGAATGGCACATACGGAGGAGCTCTCAGCTTCTAATATTACTGAACACGGCCTTAGATCCCATACTATACGGAATGTACGGTGAGAACTTTAGCTTAAAGCAGTCAATTAGACGGTGTGTCAAGTGCTTCAGCTTCCAAAAGCAATCTTCAAGGGTGGGGATCATCAACGCTACAAGAATACCCGAAAAAAAGGCAAACCGTGGGGAAAACGACCGATGGCGAATCGCGATTAAACACTTGTAAATTGTGTACAGTTGATGTCAGCACTTTCTGACACGAGGATGGTAAAAAATTACACGGCAATCTTccgttttcaaaacaattagtCAATTTGAACAGAACGCACTCGAGTCGAGAACGCCATATGTGCATTGCGACCTTGGCCCAATTTCTTCATGGTTAAAAAAGAGTTCTGAGTGAGTTCTGAGTGTGTTCATATTGCGTATACGTAACTAGTGTATTATTCCAAcctgaattcaaagcaaattacgaattaacgcTAATCGTGAATTTAGAGAAGAGGCCATGTTGATTACTCCATATCAGTTTCACATCCATCTTTGTTCCCAAAAACTACGATCTTTTTGGTAAGCGGTGAATCGTGCATGCCATTATGTAAATGCCACCGCGTGGCTCTGGGGACAAGAATGACTCATTCTTACTCGGCCGCCCCAGTTTGAAACAGTTTAGTGAGCGTTATTTCCTCTTTCACTGCAGTTACAGAAAGTTAACTCTATACTAAACAAATTTCTCTTCAATTTAATGTGAAAAAGCACCAAGATTTTTAAAGAACATGAAGGTCGAGAAGGTTGAACCTGGACCACAAGCGACCACTAGACCATCGAAGCAAGCCGATGAGCAAGTGCGAGTTTTCATAATATGTAAATAGCCACCCATCACTAAAATTGAAAGCTAGTcggtttaaaatgggtgttaaaCTTAAATACTTGTAGATCAGCGCTATTCGGAA containing:
- the LOC138041575 gene encoding galanin receptor 2b-like, whose translation is MGTIEGITLPVVIFGSCFYSIVYVLSIAGNCFVLSLCYRRRASSLKLFIANLAVADLVFALLSILDAISFFYSSWVGGEVSCKLQGYLIEVCYTTTIITLAVISHERIKAVRDPFNARLIALRCASKKVVILWVISLVANAPLLYAYGIVTDKIRDKTVCSNKPFGDLARQIYYGIHSICFFIIPLIYMLYAQSSIFRVLRSNVHVREFLSQNSFTTSSTCRHRKVAKILTVITLVFVICWSPFVICRTLWYFHVCGEWHIRRSSQLLILLNTALDPILYGMYGENFSLKQSIRRCVKCFSFQKQSSRVGIINATRIPEKKANRGENDRWRIAIKHL